In Plectropomus leopardus isolate mb chromosome 21, YSFRI_Pleo_2.0, whole genome shotgun sequence, the DNA window actgacatgcaaaaaaaaaaaaattttttttttttaaaaatcaaaaataacactgctcaacttgaagcaatctcattTGACCGAGGGGTCTCCCACTAATGATTCAAATCTCCGACTCCAAGGTGGCAGCCCTTGTATTAGAAAGTGGCCCCAAAATCTGTTTTGAACTTTTTCCAAGGCCAAGAATCAACTTTTGTGCTCATTTCTGtaattaatttagtttttgttttcgTCAAATCAGGGTTTCAAGCAAAACATCAGtgacttatttatttctgtcagcAGGCTTTTCTAAATAACTTCTCTATAAATTTCTacataaaataatctaaataaattTCTGTCAACATGCTTTTCTAAATAAAAGAGAGAATGTCATGATAAGCACTGAAAGCCACAAAATCAAGAATGACATATTGCATCTGTCTTCATCCCCTTTCTGACCCTCTCATTTAGGTTTAACAACCGGTATGACATCATGGCAAAGACATCAACAAATGGCCCTTGGGGACCCCTGGTGCAGCTTTCAGTGTGCACACTGTTTATTTCAACAGAAAAGGAACTCAGCcatgcaagtaaaaaaaaaaactgcagctggATTTGAGGAGATGAGTATAATGTAGCACTGAAGAGGTTGTGAAGAAAAGGACCAGTAGCACCTAATCTAAACACTCAGCTCTGATATAGAGACACCAATGAGTGCTCGCCCAGTGTGAGATCTACTTGTGATGGACTCCTCCAAGCTGCATTTTCAACTCCCTTCAGATAAGCAGGGAGGGAGACAATAGGATGAGCCAACTGAGAGGACAAAGGCAAACAAGGAGATAAAGTTTTTACAGAGCCAGTGGTCAAAATGGTTTCTGTTAAACTGCTGAGCATGAGTGGAAATCATTGTGCAAAACTTCCCAGTGACACAATGATGAATTAAATGCCATATTATGACAGCAACCACGGGGTGGGGTGGCAACAGTCTTTGGCAAATATGGGAAAACTGGCATCTCGGAGCTCCAGAAATGAATCAGAAGCAAAACATTTCACGATCCAGATCCTCTGGTCTGACTTGAACCAGAGCATGACTGCTTTATTCCAGCTCACCTCCCATGAGACCCGGACTGGATCATAGGCAGCATCACCTGCCCCATAAAGGCGCGACTGAAAACCGGCGGGTCCCAGAGGAAGAGACTTGGCTTGTAAACATTACGGGCGTGCTCCTGGTTCACATTTACAACTGTGAGAGTCCGAGAAGTCCAGCTCGGTCTCATAGGCATCATTAATGCGCAGACTCAcatgagaaatatgcaacataTGCACTGAATATCTGTACTCTTAAATATGCTAACAGCAAGAAGTCTCAGAATACACCCAATGCAGAACAAATAGTTCATATGATACTGAAGGCGGTGAACAAGATCACGCCAATGTTCTCATATgtaacagctaaaaaaaactgtacatacACCTACAGAGTTTATGGTCACGCATAAACACAAACTTGGATGAACAAAAAAGCCACGCAAGCAATATTTCCTAATGCCAAAGCATTGCTCAACACAAGTGAGATCTATTAAATCAAGCATGTGTCTTCAATCAACCCTGCCTCCTTGAACTGAGAACATGGTTAAATGAAAATCCAACTtcctctcactcacacacgGAGGTACAATCCAATATCGCAGCCTCTCCAATAAACAGACGAAACAAATGGACTCCGATCCAAGCAGTGATCTACAAGGTTGGGAAATATTACAGCTATTTGACTCATCTCAAGATTTCactatttaaacttttgagGATAATAAATTTGATTAAACCTGATACAAGCCAGGaaaaatttgtttaaaggtACAGTATGCAGAATTTGTCAGCTTGTGTTTGTAACCCGGACCgccagcaaaagtaaaaaaaaaaaaaaatgtcggCTTTGTCTGCCTAGTGATTTATGATGCTAATGGTCTGGCACCTGGCTGGCtccaacctttttttaaagcccaCATCACCCGTGCACTGTGTCTAGGAGCTCCCCCCATCTAGAAattgtttttaaggaaaatccttattaatatatctatatatattatatatatatttattatatataatatataataaaagtaGGTCTCCAGTcaattctgaatggactgcaagtgactcgTGAATGTTGGCATGGTTGGCATGGTACATATGTGCAAACCAtggtgctgctttcaaatggaGTCATGTTTATCATGTTAAAGGAGAGCAGTCTGTATTGTGGTAATCACAGCCTCATAAGTGGAAATTTCTGAAGGACTTTGTGCAAACGACTGACAATGTCGTAAATAAGAGCTCACAAGTTCCATTTAAATGAAGCTGCACTACATgtgcatgttattatgtagcacatgttaaaatttaaagttctaaaaacactgtggttaatgtgtggttaggtttaggcagaaACCCCACTtggttatgattaggaaaaTATCATGTATTGTCTTAAAATACCTAGTTTAAGGGGGCACAAAACCTGCTTGAAGAACAGTGATATCttagtaaaaaacaatttttcatGGTCCTATGCCCCCTGGAAAATAGCCATTAATCGCTAAAAAGCAACCACATTTGGTATATAAGAAGTCAATGGAAATAAAGtaatgactcactaaaaacaaccacttttgttgtttgttggtctcaaacttTGTTCTGCAGCGTGGCAGGCTGCTAAGAATGCATTTAAGGAATGTTAAGTGTTGCTTTAAATTGCTGCTTCACAGAGACAAAGTAATCATTCACACCTCTAGGCGATaaaatgtgtgagtgtatgtttgTACAGCTCACCTGTCTTTCCAAGATTGCTGTTGGTTAACACCTGGAGGTCTCTGGCCACATTAGAGATGTGGTTCTGAAGGTTCTGACAGGTTCCCCTCAGACCTCCAATATCTCGGGCATGAGCTCGAACAGTATCATTAAGCTGGTTGACACAAGTCCACAACTCTGTGACATGTTTATCCAGACCTTCTTTGATCCTCTGGAGGTTATCGGAGACAGGATCCAGTTTGCCGCATAAACTCTCCACATTAACAACACGGCTGTCCATGTGTGCAATCTCCTTCCCGACATCTTCTGTCTGTTCTCTGCAGCGGGCGACCTCAGTTTTCACCTCCCTGCCCAGCTCATCCAGACGGTTTCTCAGCTCCTGATGCTGAGTTCTGTGGAGCTCCAGGAGCTCCTTGGCCTCCTGCTCAGCCCCTGTTTTAACTTGACCACTGGTGGTGTTGAGATTCCCAGACACCTGAGACTGCTGGTGGGCTACATCTGATAGTGAATCCTCCAACTTGCCCATACGCCCTTTCAGATAGCTTAACTCGCCATGTGTGTCCTCAATGCTGGTGCTGTAGTTGAGGAGTTGCCCCTTTATGTCTGCAAGGTCATTGATCTGGGCTTTTAGACGGACCTCCATAGCATCTACAGCGGTTCTGCAGCACTGGAGGTCCTGTTGAGTGTTTTCTACAGCACCATCACCAGATGAGGAGTTGGTGCTTATATCTACCAAAAGGGTGCTGAGTTTTTTGTCCATGGAGGCCAGCTTGTCCTCCACAGTCTTTCTCAAGTCTTTCATGACCTCTGCTTGTTCTTTCTTCAGCTTCCCCTCCAAATAGAGACATTGGGCCACTCCAGTCTTCTCAGATGAGTTCAGACATTTCTCAAGGTTCTCCACAAGATGAGTATGTTCCTTTCCAGGATCAACCAGCTTGTTCCTAAGGTCCTGGATCTCTTTTCGGAGGTCACTTTCCTTTGTGTCCATAAGCTCAGCCAGGCTGAGGTAGTTGTCTTGTTGACCCTCACACTGCTCCAGAACTGATGTGATTTTATAATCGCATGAGTTCTTCAAGTCTGCCATTTTGATGTCCATGCCTTGCATTAACTCTTCTCTAAGAATGCGAATCTTCTCGTCCAGGTAGGCGCGCAGGTCTGATTGACTGGCTGGGGGAGCAGGAGGGGGCGAGGACAGTTGGTTGTGGGCTGCCTCCATTAACAGGTGAATCTGTCCATCATGATGGTTGACACGACCCAGCAGGTCATCCAGGGTGTTGCTCTTGGACTCCAGCTCATCTGTGACCTGGCTAATTTTGTTCATGACCTCGTCCATCTGCGTAGTCTCATGCACTAAAGAGAAGTCCTGCACCTGAACAGTGTGGGTCTCTCCACCTCTCGCACTGGCAGGCTGTCTGTAGTTATTCAGCAGGGTGTGCAGCATTTTACTAGCATCCTCTTGGAAATCCAGCCTCAGATTGGAGGACATGTCTGTCATTCTCGCCTGCATGTCGAGGACTATCTCAGATAGCcgctgcacctcctcctccaggtgTTGTGCACTTTGAGATCTTCCATGACCCGCCAGTGGCCTGTGACCTGTCTGACCTCCAAATTGTCCATCTCCTTCCCATGGATGGCTTCTCTTGTTCTCTGTCCGCTGTTCTGGAGCTAAAGCAAGAAATAACAGAGGGAGAGTTGGTTAACAGgaaaataaattactttattctGGCATTTTCCAGCAGTTacataattaattttgtttctaaCATTGCTTTATTTCTATGGTTATAATCACATCTTTCACCTTTTGGGACAGGAATAGGTCCAGAGGCAGAGGGAGCATGAGGAAAACGCTCTAGCAGCTTAATGTCTTTCACCTCCAGACAGTCGTAGCCATGGTACGCTGGGCAGCACCTCCACTCCAGCTCTGTTACAGTCTTGTATGCAATCTTATACGTGGGCCGAAAGTGTGTCTGATATCTGgaggcacacacagacatgaataCACTCTGAAAGTCCACAGTTGATGTACAAGGGTATGTTTTAcagtataatataaataattattctGCTCATTAGATGTTCAGTGTAAGAGTTTGTGCAAATCTTCCTTTTAGCAATACAATAAACTTTACAGCACAATAAAATCTTGCTAAGACTTTCCATCACTTCCACTCACGGGGACACTGCTGGCCCACATGTCCCTGCCACCCAATGACTGACTACATTTCACAAGTGTGTTTGTTGCTCAatgaacactgaaacaaaacaaagtcagaTGAATGTCTGCCCTTCAGGAAAATTCAACACAGATGCCTCAACAATATTCTGCTTTCAAAGTGGTGTTAGACAGTTCAcccaaacatcataaaatcatcaaaatacaatttattcCTCTTTTAGAGCTGTTtataaatctagattgttttggtgtgagttgcagagagTTACCGGTCAAAGAtatgtctgacttctctccaatgtaatggaaatagatggcactcagcttgtggtgctccaagcaccatatatatatatatggtgcttggagcaccacaagctgagtgccatctatttccattacattggagagaagtcagacataTCTTTGACCGGTAActctctgcaactcacaccaaaacaatctagatttataAACAGCTCTAAAAGAGgaataaattgtattttgatgattttctagcaaagcaaaaacaataatgtgttaaccctttgaaaccagggcaaattggcctgatttctttaaaaaaaaacatgggaaaggtTAATGActaacttcagaaaaaaataacccagaaattagcaaaaaatcaGTTAAAGAAGTGTTAGAAAACTccctgaaaatatattttttaaaaaaacaaacaaaaacagggatggaaaaaaagaacaacgaAAAAGAAATGGAGAAGTGACCTGaataaagtgcttaaaattgtaattattcAGTATAATGATGCTTAATATCTAATCaggataattagaaatataattcTCTGTAATGTTTTGCTagctttttctaaaaataaatttctttaTCTTCTaagttcttgcaatttttgggacatttttaccaagttgctcgtttttgaaagaaatcaaaccaactggctcagggttcaaaggtttaaattcttgtgaaaggtgaTTTCAagccatgtttcaaagggttaaaggtgcTTATCTGACAGCAAAATCTATAAAGCAATACAAATTAGAGGTAGAGTTTGACAACAAAGCTGTTAATAACATACACCACAGCAGAGGGAGAACTTAAAGGAAAATGACCAGCTCCATCCTCATCTGACCAAGCCCAAATTCTGGTTTTTAACATCAGTACTCATTATCTGTCAGTGCACGAATCCACGGTGCATAATATCAACAGTGTTGCCTCTCATAGTTTTAAAATACTAACAAAATAGAGAATATTCGTCCTCCACCCAGTGTACTGCACATCTGGGAACTTACATCACTTGTTGCGCACAGTTGGGCAGCTCCGGTGGACACGGCAAAACCTCCGGCTGCACGAAACTCTCCGTGCCTCCCACGACGGCACAGCTCACGTTCTTGTGCACAACGTAGGCGCACcagtttctgcagaaaaaaatcactggttAGTCAAATGGACGTGTAGACATGCATGGATTACTTTTGGTCAAGAGACTCCATTATTTTACAGGTACAAGAGGATATAAGAGGCTTTTAAACGAGTCAAATCAATGAgtgatatgcaaaaaaataaccattaatTACTCACTTATTTCTCTGTCGTGTTTCGGAGGCAGAGTACGCGTTGCCCTGAAACACGCTTTGTTGGAAAGGTGATCCACTGATGAGAggaaaagttattaaaaagtgTATAATTCCGCACTTCatggttaaaatgttttttaaaaattgtccaCTATTAGGTCTGTGCTCCAGTGATCAGTGAAATCAGACGGGTTGTTCACTCTCTCCGGTGCGCAGACCGAAACAAGCCCCTTTCAGCGTCCTTGGATGTGACGTTCCGGGACCCCCTCCAATACTGACAGATGCCTTTTTCCGTTTCTGAGatcatacacatacacacacatacacatacacatacacacacacacacacacacacacacacacacgagcccACGTCCAACTCTCTTTCGgcatccaaaaacacaatgtaatCGTGCTACATAATTTCCGGAGGCCGAAATTTGGATAATGATTGTCTTTGTTTGGAAAAGGCACCATAATTATCCCGTGCGTAACATGCGCGCGCCTGTCAGTGTCTATCTTCATAGATCCCTcgagattttatttcatttttaagttttgtatttCGCTTAAGTCATCGTTGAGTAGAAACAATAAGAGGCAAAGTGACATCTTAGTAAATCACgtattttataaatgtttgaCATACAGTATCAGGCCATACACATCATATCGCCAGCAGGTTTAATTATTACAAaagcacaacacaaaaaaaactgttatgtaTAAATTGTAAATATGATATTTACTGTCATACTGTTGAgctataattacattttttatacacCTCAAGGAAAGAACAagtggtaataataataataataataataataataacaatgatattttttttaaaagccaaagCGGTTCATGCTCAAACTTTCGGGCTGTTTGGATCACTGCTTTGCTCTCTTTGACATGATGCCAGATGGCTCCCCAGCAGCCTCAAGCCCCCGTTTCACTGGTCTTTCTGATGCTGATGATAGAAATAGAGTAAAAATCAATTAGACATTGACAGTGCTAAAAGAATATAAAGCCAAAAGCTTGAAATGTGTTCTCTGCCCAGATTTCCAGGTCAGTGGTGGGACTAAATCATTCTCTTGCAAGTCAGGAGTaagctgattttcaaccagatATGTCGATGCAAAACACATCATCAGGCAGAGCTGTGCTGACTCTCaggctgttgctcgaactacaggcagtatttctgcattttcgCACTCCACCGGAggccaccacagacacaaatggACATAGAAATGGACCAGGAGGTGGACCCACCCCGATCAGACGGTTACTTGGCAgcgctgattaaatataaaccaaactTCAAACACCATGCTGCCTAGTTCTCACCtatatgtttttagaaacacattttagtgccctgtttagctgtaacagTGAGTGCTTGTGAACAGGAATTGGgcaccatactgcttcctgtacagtgaaaacagagactgaaaaaaCAGATCAGATGGTAAAACTAAGCTGCGCTAATCAAATAAACCAcaattctgttactgagttgcatatttctcacctcaagtgttttctgaaacatgttttactgtttaactgtaatgtgAGATCGACTGTTACCAGCTGCCAGCTATTGCGTTCTCATTATGTGTCTCACCAGCGGGAGTGTTTATTGATCTGGTGCAgcgcaatgcattctggtagttgtatgttttctacctcttgagcaaaagcttcccttttgtctgttttctctggtcatgtggcaccaatttaaaagtatttgcgtctttctactgcagagacatccTGGTGCTATGAGAAAGCCATCTTTCCAACAGTGAAATACTTCATTAAGTATTTGCaatcaagtcccaagtcaagtcttAAGTCCTAAGctttgagtttcaagtccttaaaaagtcaaaaagccCTTTCCCACAAATGTCATGAAGTATACCAACAAAAAGGACACAATTGAAAAGGTTTTTCAATTTtgtcaagtctcaagtcatcaaatttgtcaCTCAAGTCCACTTCTGAGTCCCAGGTACATACCAAGTTGTCTTTCAATCTCTTCCAGctgtttctccttctcctttttttcttcttccttttgcAGCATTTCAGGAGACCTCATATTTGTCAAGTGATCTTCAAGTTCCTTTGCTGTCTCGTCCCTCTTCTGCAGAGCTCTGCGGTGCTCACCGAGCAGCTCTGTCAAACAAAACGAGAACTGAAAGCACAATCTGACTGAACAGGGtcacaaaaataagtttaaaatatgaCTATCAGAGGTGTCACCTAGGTGTTTACAAAGAGCGTCGTAACGCTGTGGGAGGGGGGCTCCAAACACTTGCAGTGCGTTCATCGGTGGGGCTTTGTTCTGTGTGCCTCCATACTTTCCCTTGCCACTGACCCTATCGCCCTGCCTGGTCAGGATGGTGGGACAGAACATTTTATGCTGCGTCACCTGCAATCAACGACACATTCAGAGGAAAAATAACCACCAGCCAGTAAATGCACGACATGGCTCCAGCCTGCAAGCATCACTCACCATCTTTCTGTACGTGGTAGCAGAGTCGAGGTCATCAATCACTATAGTGTCTCCGaggatgtttttaaaagctgcGAGGAGGGAAAAGGTCAGAGCTGTTTAGACAAAtgtaaacgttttttttaacaactaatGAAAACCATTCACAATCAtagagattaaccctttgaaacatgagagaattgacttgacttctttcaaaaacgtgggaagaaggtgatgagcaacaaaagaagaaatgacccaaaacttagcaaaaaatatgtataaagtATAACTGTTTTCTCCTTAACATTTTCCctttgcttttcaaaaataatctaaatctaccaatttcttgcaatttgtgtaacatttcttacaaagtgctcattgcctttttctcacgtttttgaaagaaactgcactactcagggttcaaaggttaaaacacttgtgaaaggcatgtgaAAGAAGTGAAGTGATGTCActctaggttttaaagggttaaaggagaaTGAAAGCTCttaatacatttacatgtgaatgtgtgagtgtCAACAGGCTTTACAAGGCAAACAAATAAACCTCTATTCCATTAAACAATACATATATCATCTGactaaaagaatgaaaaaaaatttaatgtgTCAAGAGAGGCCCAATTTCTGCTGCAGTGTCGGGGCCCCCGATGAGGAAACCCCTCCACCCCTGTGAGGTCGAATCCCAGGTGGAACCGTTTACCACAGGAGTTGCGGGGGCATGAAGGAAATACCCcaacagcagcaaacaaagAGAGAGCCGGGAAGCCTCTAAAAACCCACAGAAACCCTGAACTTGTAATTGAAAtctgcagtgaaaaaacaacaatgaggCGATGTTACACAAAGCAGGGGATATCCATCTGAGGCAGCTGACCTTTTTTACAGCTCTCATCGTCGCCGGTGTAAATCAGGAGATCTGTGGCGAGGACGGGGTTCCCAGGA includes these proteins:
- the emilin2b gene encoding EMILIN-2, which gives rise to MKCGIIHFLITFPLISGSPFQQSVFQGNAYSASETRQRNKNWCAYVVHKNVSCAVVGGTESFVQPEVLPCPPELPNCAQQVIYQTHFRPTYKIAYKTVTELEWRCCPAYHGYDCLEVKDIKLLERFPHAPSASGPIPVPKAPEQRTENKRSHPWEGDGQFGGQTGHRPLAGHGRSQSAQHLEEEVQRLSEIVLDMQARMTDMSSNLRLDFQEDASKMLHTLLNNYRQPASARGGETHTVQVQDFSLVHETTQMDEVMNKISQVTDELESKSNTLDDLLGRVNHHDGQIHLLMEAAHNQLSSPPPAPPASQSDLRAYLDEKIRILREELMQGMDIKMADLKNSCDYKITSVLEQCEGQQDNYLSLAELMDTKESDLRKEIQDLRNKLVDPGKEHTHLVENLEKCLNSSEKTGVAQCLYLEGKLKKEQAEVMKDLRKTVEDKLASMDKKLSTLLVDISTNSSSGDGAVENTQQDLQCCRTAVDAMEVRLKAQINDLADIKGQLLNYSTSIEDTHGELSYLKGRMGKLEDSLSDVAHQQSQVSGNLNTTSGQVKTGAEQEAKELLELHRTQHQELRNRLDELGREVKTEVARCREQTEDVGKEIAHMDSRVVNVESLCGKLDPVSDNLQRIKEGLDKHVTELWTCVNQLNDTVRAHARDIGGLRGTCQNLQNHISNVARDLQVLTNSNLGKTGVVVAVENAGLPQSSTKILTVPVGPPDARKPSVMETGEAGPPGKMIPSKLPKGTDGSMMPVQGFAGAPASPSKSTDSLKLSTPLITDVNIPLRPPPQKPAAASGGQVSFSAGLTLPPFQGETGVIQFNEVLVNDGGHYDAHTGIFTAPTDGRYLVTAVLTAQRGERVEAILSVSNRSIQKLDTTGFLSGAAAAPLSPVQCNCSSSASVSLVLSLRRGDRAGLVMTAGKLAVSASSEILSSFSAVLLYSSPSKR